In Paenacidovorax monticola, the genomic window CACGGTGCGTTTCGGCATCCGCCTGCATGTGATCGTGCGCGAGACCGACGCCGAGGCCTGGGCTGCGGCCGACAGCCTCATCAGCCGCCTGAAGGACGAGACCGTGGTGCAGGCCCAGGCCGCCTTTGCGCGCATGGACTCCGAGGGCCAGCGCCGCATGGCCGCGCTGCATGAGCGGGCGAGAAGCAAGGCCCCCACGCTCGGCACTGGCGTGTCCTCGCTGCCCCCCGAGGGGGCTCAATCGCCTAGGGGCGGCCCGTCGGCGATTGGGCGCAGCCGCCAGGACCTGGAGATCAGCCCCAACCTGTGGGCCGGCGTGGGCCTGGTGCGCGGCGGCGCAGGCACGGCGCTGGTGGGCGACCCGTACACGGTGGCCGAGCGCATCCGCGAGTACGCCGGCCTGGGGATCGACACCTTCGTGCTCTCGGGCTACCCGCACCTCGAAGAGGCCTACCGCTTCGCGGAGCTGGTGTTCCCGCTGCTGCCACTGGACGTGCGCGAGAAGCTCGCGGGCGGCACCCTGGGCGGGCCCTTCGGCGAGGCCGTGGCCCACCAGTTCGTGCCGCGAGCGGCGCAAAGCTGAAGGGGGCAGGCATGAACCAAGCGGTGCAAGAACTCTCCGTGGGCCTCGCCCCCAACGAACCTGACACGCCCTCGGCGGGCCGCCTGCAGCGCGCGTTGCTGCGCGGGGCCGAGGCCCTGGGACGGCGCCTGCTGCCGTGGGCCGTTCCCGTCACGCTCATCGTGCTGTGGCAGCTCGCCTCGTCCCTGGGCTGGCTGTCCACGCGCGTGCTGCCCGCGCCGCTCGAAGTGGTGCGGGCCGCCTGGGCGCTGGCCGAATCGGGCGAGCTGTGGACCCATGTGAAGGTGAGCGCGGTCCGCGCGCTCACCGGGCTGGCCATCGGCGGCGGGCTGGGGCTGCTGCTGGGCCTGCTCACGGGCTCGCTGCGCATCGCCGAGACGCTGCTCGACTCCATCGTGCAGATGGTGCGCAACATCCCGGCGCTCGCGCTGATCCCGCTCGTGATCCTGTGGTTCGGCATCGACGAGTCGGCCAAGTTGTTCCTCATCAGCGTGTCGGTGTTCTTCCCGATCTACCTCAACACCTTCCACGGCATCCGCAACGTGGACCCGGGCCTGATCGAGATGGGGCGCACCTACGGCCTCACGCGCTGGCAGCTCTACCGCCAGGTGATCCTGCCGGGCGCGCTGTCGTCCATCCTCGTGGGGCTGCGCTTCTCGCTGGGCCTGATGTGGGTGATCCTCATCGTGGCCGAGACCATCTCGGCCCAGGCCGGCATCGGCTACCTCACGATGAACGCGCGCGAATTCCTGCAGACCGACGTGGTGCTCGTAGGCATCCTGCTCTATGCGCTGCTGGGCAAACTGGCCGATGTGTTCGCCAAGGCGCTGGAGCGCTACTGGCTGCGCTGGCATCCCGGCTACCAATCCGCTTGAAAGGCATTCCGGCATGACCGAATCCCCATCCAAGACGCCTGCGGGCGGTGTGCGCCTGGAGATCCAGGGCCTGACCAAGCGCTATGGCGCGCGCACCGTGCTGCAGAGCGCCCATCTCACCATCGAGCCCGGCCAGTTCGTCGCCATCGTGGGCCGCAGCGGCTGCGGCAAGAGCACGCTGCTGCGCCTGGTGGCGGGCCTGGAGGACGCGAGCGGCGGCCGGGTGCTGGCCGACGGTGCGCCCGTGGCAGGCCTGTCGGCGCACACGCGCATCATGTTCCAGGATGCGCGCCTGCTGCCCTGGCGCCGAGTGCTGGGCAACGTGACGCTGG contains:
- the ssuC gene encoding aliphatic sulfonate ABC transporter permease SsuC is translated as MNQAVQELSVGLAPNEPDTPSAGRLQRALLRGAEALGRRLLPWAVPVTLIVLWQLASSLGWLSTRVLPAPLEVVRAAWALAESGELWTHVKVSAVRALTGLAIGGGLGLLLGLLTGSLRIAETLLDSIVQMVRNIPALALIPLVILWFGIDESAKLFLISVSVFFPIYLNTFHGIRNVDPGLIEMGRTYGLTRWQLYRQVILPGALSSILVGLRFSLGLMWVILIVAETISAQAGIGYLTMNAREFLQTDVVLVGILLYALLGKLADVFAKALERYWLRWHPGYQSA